A region from the Paenibacillus humicola genome encodes:
- the rsmG gene encoding 16S rRNA (guanine(527)-N(7))-methyltransferase RsmG, which translates to MNQTEFTRLLAEKGVECGANQLQQFETYYQLLVEWNEKMNLTGITEREAVYEKHFFDSISLAFFVPMNRQSNLADIGSGAGFPSVPLKICFPHLSVTIVDSLSKRISFLKELVRSLELENVECIHGRAEDVARVPDYRDKFDLVTARAVARLSVLNEFCLPFVRPGGLFAAMKGADPDDEIDDAQKSLRELKGRLREVHRLQLPIELSDRHVVIIDKTDKTPSKYPRKAGTPLKQPL; encoded by the coding sequence ATGAATCAGACGGAGTTTACCAGGCTGCTGGCTGAGAAGGGCGTCGAGTGCGGTGCGAATCAACTCCAGCAGTTTGAAACCTATTACCAGCTGTTGGTGGAATGGAACGAAAAGATGAATTTGACCGGTATTACCGAGCGCGAAGCCGTGTATGAAAAACATTTTTTCGATTCCATTTCTTTAGCCTTTTTCGTTCCCATGAATCGGCAGTCGAACCTCGCGGATATCGGATCCGGAGCGGGGTTTCCGAGCGTACCGCTAAAAATATGTTTTCCGCACCTAAGCGTGACGATCGTCGATTCGCTGAGCAAACGAATTTCTTTTTTGAAGGAGCTTGTGAGGTCGCTGGAGCTTGAAAATGTTGAGTGCATTCACGGACGAGCTGAGGATGTCGCCAGAGTGCCCGACTACCGCGATAAGTTTGATCTCGTGACCGCACGCGCTGTAGCGCGGCTGAGCGTTCTAAATGAATTTTGCCTGCCGTTTGTTCGTCCCGGCGGATTATTCGCTGCAATGAAAGGAGCGGATCCGGATGACGAAATCGACGATGCGCAAAAAAGCTTGAGGGAGCTGAAAGGAAGGCTGCGCGAGGTCCATCGTTTGCAGCTTCCGATTGAACTTTCGGACCGGCACGTTGTAATCATCGATAAAACGGACAAGACGCCGTCGAAATACCCTCGTAAAGCGGGCACCCCGTTAAAACAGCCTTTATAG
- the mnmG gene encoding tRNA uridine-5-carboxymethylaminomethyl(34) synthesis enzyme MnmG, with product MGYSAGEYDVIVIGAGHAGCEAALAAARMGCETLLLTINLDMVAFMPCNPSIGGPAKGHVVREIDALGGEMGRNIDKTFIQMRMLNTGKGPAVHALRAQADKFLYQHNMKKTIEETERLTLRQGMAEDLIVEEGRCVGVITKTGAEYRGKAIVLTTGTYLRGKVIIGELMYESGPNNQQPSVKLSGSLKNLGFELVRFKTGTPPRVHKDSIDFGKTEIQPGDEKPKFFSYETEYSDNEQIPCWLTYTSEETHRIINDNLHRAPMFSGAIEGTGPRYCPSIEDKIVRFADKPKHQIFLEPEGKNTSEYYVQGLSTSMPEDVQLQILRSIPGLEKVEMMRTGYAIEYDAVVPTQLWPSLESKLVPGLFTAGQINGTSGYEEAAGQGIMAGINAARSVQGKDPVIVERSQGYIGVLIDDLVTKGTNEPYRLLTSRAEYRLLLRHDNADLRLTPVGYEIGLISEARFEKFMSKKELVEQEIERLKSEKIRPDQPVQDMLASLGSAPLQNTVDALSLLRRPEVTYAHLEPFAPSATELTEEMKEQVEIQIKYAGYIEKQLLQVERLGKMEKKRIPDDIDYMDIHGLASEAKQKLSNIRPLSIGQASRIAGVTPADISILLVYLEHYNRVVAARG from the coding sequence ATGGGGTACAGCGCCGGTGAGTATGATGTAATCGTAATTGGGGCGGGCCACGCCGGCTGTGAAGCGGCGCTGGCGGCGGCGCGAATGGGATGCGAGACGCTGCTGCTGACAATTAATTTGGATATGGTAGCGTTTATGCCATGCAATCCTTCGATCGGCGGTCCGGCGAAAGGGCACGTCGTACGAGAGATCGATGCTTTGGGCGGAGAAATGGGGCGCAACATCGATAAGACGTTTATTCAAATGCGAATGCTGAATACGGGGAAAGGGCCGGCTGTCCATGCGCTGCGGGCGCAGGCCGATAAATTTTTGTATCAGCATAATATGAAGAAGACGATCGAAGAGACAGAGCGTCTGACGCTTCGTCAAGGAATGGCGGAAGATTTAATCGTCGAAGAAGGACGATGCGTCGGCGTAATAACGAAAACAGGCGCCGAATATCGGGGGAAAGCGATCGTGCTTACAACCGGCACCTATTTGCGCGGCAAAGTCATTATCGGCGAGCTGATGTACGAGAGCGGCCCGAACAATCAGCAGCCTTCCGTCAAGCTGTCCGGGAGTCTGAAAAACCTCGGGTTTGAGCTTGTCCGATTTAAAACCGGGACACCGCCGCGCGTTCATAAAGATTCGATCGATTTCGGCAAAACGGAAATTCAACCGGGCGACGAGAAACCGAAGTTTTTTTCTTATGAAACGGAATACTCGGATAACGAGCAGATTCCATGCTGGCTGACCTATACTTCCGAAGAAACGCATCGCATTATCAATGACAATTTGCACCGGGCTCCGATGTTTTCGGGCGCGATTGAAGGGACGGGGCCGCGCTACTGTCCATCGATTGAAGATAAAATCGTTCGGTTTGCCGATAAGCCGAAGCACCAGATTTTTTTGGAACCGGAAGGGAAAAACACTTCGGAATATTATGTCCAGGGTTTGTCGACAAGCATGCCGGAGGATGTGCAGCTTCAAATTTTGCGGTCCATCCCCGGGCTGGAGAAAGTCGAAATGATGCGGACCGGTTACGCGATCGAATACGATGCGGTCGTACCGACGCAGCTGTGGCCGTCGCTTGAATCGAAGCTTGTCCCGGGACTGTTCACCGCCGGGCAAATCAATGGAACGAGCGGCTATGAGGAAGCGGCCGGGCAGGGCATTATGGCGGGAATAAACGCTGCGCGCAGCGTGCAGGGTAAAGATCCGGTCATCGTCGAACGCTCGCAAGGGTATATCGGGGTGCTGATCGACGATCTTGTTACGAAAGGGACAAACGAACCGTACCGCCTTCTCACTTCCCGGGCGGAGTACCGGCTTCTGCTCCGGCATGACAATGCGGATCTTCGTTTAACGCCGGTCGGATATGAAATCGGCTTGATATCGGAGGCGCGTTTTGAAAAATTTATGAGCAAGAAAGAGCTAGTCGAGCAAGAAATCGAGCGTTTGAAATCGGAAAAAATACGGCCGGATCAACCGGTTCAGGATATGCTTGCCTCGCTCGGGTCTGCGCCGCTGCAAAACACCGTGGACGCGCTGTCGCTGCTTCGCCGTCCGGAAGTGACGTATGCGCATCTTGAACCGTTTGCCCCGTCTGCGACAGAGCTGACGGAAGAGATGAAGGAACAAGTCGAAATCCAGATCAAATATGCCGGTTATATCGAGAAACAGCTTCTTCAGGTGGAGCGCCTCGGGAAGATGGAGAAAAAACGGATTCCGGACGACATCGATTACATGGACATTCATGGATTGGCATCGGAAGCGAAGCAGAAGCTGTCGAACATCCGGCCGCTGTCGATTGGCCAAGCGTCGCGGATTGCGGGCGTCACTCCGGCCGACATCTCGATCCTACTCGTTTATTTGGAGCATTATAATCGGGTCGTTGCAGCGCGGGGGTAA
- the mnmE gene encoding tRNA uridine-5-carboxymethylaminomethyl(34) synthesis GTPase MnmE, translated as MNHDTIAAISTAVGEGGIAVIRVSGPDAVAEAAKVFRSKSNINEAESHRVHYGFIVDPATGEKVEEILLTVMRGPRSFTAEDVVELSTHGGVVAVKRVLELLLRQGTVRIAEPGEFTKRAFLNGRIDLTQAEAVIDLIRSKSDRAFAVAMKQSEGALSSRVKALRDRLVELLAHIEVNIDYPEHDVAEMTSAFIRERCGEACREIDKLLKTAAEGKILREGIVTAIVGRPNVGKSSLLNALAQENKAIVTDIPGTTRDVIEEYVTLGGIPLRLLDTAGIRETSDVVERIGVERSRSALEDADLILFVLNANEPLQDDDRKLMEQLKGRKTIVLLNKTDLPAVLDPSELNFPEELTIRLSVVQGKGLDELERAIGFLFFSGKLESADLTYVSNVRHIHLLQQARSHLMDAIEATDAGIPVDIVQIDVRTSWERLGEILGDSVSESLIDEIFSRFCLGK; from the coding sequence ATGAACCACGATACGATTGCCGCCATCTCGACAGCCGTCGGTGAAGGCGGCATTGCCGTTATACGGGTGAGCGGGCCGGATGCCGTAGCAGAGGCGGCGAAGGTTTTTCGGTCGAAATCGAATATTAACGAAGCCGAATCCCATCGTGTGCATTACGGTTTTATCGTCGACCCCGCAACCGGGGAGAAGGTGGAGGAGATTTTGCTGACCGTCATGCGGGGTCCTCGCTCCTTTACCGCCGAGGACGTCGTGGAACTGAGCACGCATGGAGGCGTCGTTGCGGTCAAACGCGTTCTGGAGCTGCTGCTCAGGCAGGGAACGGTACGGATCGCCGAGCCAGGTGAATTTACAAAGAGGGCTTTTCTGAACGGGCGGATCGACTTGACGCAGGCGGAGGCCGTCATCGACCTGATCCGTTCGAAATCGGACCGTGCGTTTGCGGTGGCGATGAAGCAGTCGGAAGGCGCGTTGTCCAGCCGGGTAAAGGCGCTGCGCGACCGCCTGGTCGAGCTGCTGGCGCATATCGAAGTCAATATCGATTATCCGGAGCATGACGTCGCAGAAATGACGAGCGCTTTTATTCGCGAACGATGCGGGGAAGCGTGCCGGGAAATCGACAAGCTGCTAAAAACGGCAGCAGAAGGTAAAATACTAAGGGAAGGGATTGTTACGGCAATCGTCGGTCGGCCGAATGTCGGCAAATCGTCGCTGCTCAATGCCCTCGCTCAGGAAAATAAAGCGATTGTAACCGATATCCCGGGGACGACGAGGGATGTGATCGAAGAATACGTCACGTTGGGCGGCATTCCGCTGCGGCTGCTGGATACGGCCGGAATTCGCGAAACATCGGATGTCGTCGAGCGTATCGGCGTCGAACGGTCGCGCTCGGCGCTGGAGGATGCGGATCTGATCTTGTTCGTTCTGAACGCCAATGAACCGCTTCAAGACGACGACCGTAAACTGATGGAACAGCTAAAGGGACGCAAAACGATCGTCCTGCTGAATAAGACGGATTTGCCGGCCGTCCTCGATCCATCCGAATTGAATTTTCCGGAAGAGCTGACAATCCGTCTTTCCGTTGTGCAGGGGAAGGGGCTCGATGAGCTTGAACGTGCGATCGGCTTCTTATTTTTCAGCGGTAAACTCGAATCGGCAGATTTGACGTACGTCAGCAATGTCCGTCACATTCATCTGCTGCAGCAGGCGCGCAGTCATCTGATGGATGCAATTGAAGCGACGGATGCCGGAATTCCGGTTGATATTGTGCAAATCGATGTGCGAACGTCATGGGAGAGACTCGGCGAAATATTAGGTGATTCAGTATCCGAGTCATTGATTGACGAAATTTTCTCAAGGTTTTGTTTAGGTAAATAA
- the jag gene encoding RNA-binding cell elongation regulator Jag/EloR, with the protein MKKIVASGKTIEDALRKGLTELQVTEDRVRVTVLEQPSKGLFGLIGAKEAKLELELLPEPEPETPASPEAAPAAVDPAEQLDPIEQAERFVTEVAGTMGIGISVSRLESRDGLTLSLSGGGDIGMLIGRRGQTLDALQYLANIVANRYSGNHLRIVLDAENFRERRRKTLEELSERLAGQVIRTRKEVVLEPMPPQERKIIHSQLQNHAKVKTFSKGDEPNRRVVITLK; encoded by the coding sequence ATGAAGAAAATCGTAGCATCGGGTAAAACGATCGAAGATGCTTTGCGAAAAGGATTAACGGAACTGCAAGTCACGGAAGACCGCGTCCGGGTAACGGTGCTCGAACAGCCCTCGAAGGGGCTGTTCGGATTGATCGGAGCGAAGGAGGCGAAGCTGGAGCTCGAGCTTCTTCCCGAACCGGAACCGGAAACGCCGGCGTCTCCGGAAGCCGCTCCGGCTGCTGTTGACCCGGCCGAACAATTGGACCCGATCGAACAAGCCGAACGGTTCGTCACCGAAGTGGCGGGCACGATGGGGATCGGCATATCCGTCAGCCGTCTGGAATCGCGGGACGGGCTAACGCTTTCGCTTTCGGGCGGCGGAGATATCGGCATGCTGATCGGACGCCGCGGCCAAACGCTCGATGCCTTGCAATATTTGGCCAACATCGTGGCCAATCGTTATTCCGGCAATCATCTTCGCATTGTGCTCGATGCGGAGAATTTTCGGGAGCGGCGTCGCAAGACGCTGGAGGAACTATCGGAGAGGCTTGCGGGACAGGTCATCCGGACGAGAAAGGAAGTCGTCCTGGAGCCCATGCCGCCGCAGGAGAGGAAGATCATTCACTCTCAGCTGCAGAATCATGCGAAAGTCAAAACATTCAGCAAAGGCGACGAGCCGAACCGGCGAGTCGTTATTACGCTTAAGTAA
- a CDS encoding YidC/Oxa1 family membrane protein insertase, with product MLSRNSKRTWLIALSLVLLVLVLSGCSSATHPVSMGQLAEGNPWQRYVVYYFSLALEAFARWFGGQYGIAILLMVAIVRTLILPLTLKQYKSSKAMQALQPELAKIKEKHKDNPQKQQEETMKLFQQNQVNPLAGCLPLVVQMPIFIALYNSIYMNENIREHTFLWLQLGKPDHTYVLPIIAAITTFVQSKMMSSQQKTMPAMQGIMFIFPVLIFVMAINFPAALPLYWIYTNIYTIVQNYFLYVRSSAKGKEGAPAK from the coding sequence ATGTTGTCCCGTAATTCGAAACGTACATGGCTAATTGCGCTTTCACTGGTTTTGCTGGTGCTTGTGCTGAGCGGATGCTCGTCCGCTACACATCCGGTATCGATGGGCCAGCTTGCCGAAGGCAATCCTTGGCAGCGATACGTCGTCTACTATTTCTCGCTTGCGCTCGAGGCGTTCGCCAGATGGTTCGGGGGCCAATACGGCATCGCGATTCTGCTGATGGTGGCGATCGTACGGACGCTTATTTTGCCGCTTACGCTCAAGCAGTATAAAAGTTCGAAGGCGATGCAGGCACTTCAGCCGGAGCTTGCCAAGATTAAAGAGAAGCACAAGGACAATCCGCAAAAACAACAGGAAGAAACGATGAAGCTGTTTCAGCAAAACCAGGTGAACCCGCTTGCGGGCTGTCTGCCGCTGGTCGTGCAGATGCCGATCTTTATCGCCCTGTACAATTCGATATATATGAACGAGAATATACGCGAGCACACCTTTCTGTGGCTCCAGTTAGGCAAACCCGACCATACGTACGTGCTGCCGATCATTGCGGCCATTACGACGTTCGTGCAGTCGAAAATGATGTCTTCGCAGCAAAAAACGATGCCTGCCATGCAGGGGATCATGTTTATTTTCCCGGTGCTCATTTTCGTGATGGCGATCAATTTCCCGGCGGCGCTGCCGCTGTACTGGATATACACGAACATCTATACGATCGTTCAAAACTATTTCCTTTACGTACGATCTTCAGCCAAGGGTAAGGAGGGCGCTCCCGCGAAATGA